In Nocardia sputorum, a single genomic region encodes these proteins:
- a CDS encoding adenylosuccinate synthetase has protein sequence MVPGSHIIVVDLGFGDAGKGATVDWLCAPEQGFDVSAVVRFNGGAQAAHNVIADGRHHTFAQFGSGTFAGVPTLLSRHMLVEPIALAAEARMLAALGVRDPLSSIRIDGRALLTTPIHIAANRAREDARGSARHGSCGRGIGETAGYALAHPAPTVSDCLRPLALRRKLRALAEYYGPLIAPSGHRYEPIDDLVEMYREFAAAVPIVGDDQLARFARQGALVFEGAQGVLLDEWRGFHPHTTWSTVEPRNARAMLAEIGESGYVLGVTRTYQTRHGAGPFPTEDSGLDLPEPHNAAGRYQGEFRLGHLDTVLLRYAIEVSGGVDGLAVNHLDVPGRRYAATEYIVDGVVRDTVPPGRRQDLDHQRKLTRLLTRAEPVLTEMPDDPVPWLARTLGVPVVLTAHGPGRRHRARTAYAAAA, from the coding sequence ATGGTGCCCGGGTCGCACATCATCGTCGTGGATCTCGGATTCGGGGACGCGGGTAAGGGCGCCACGGTCGACTGGCTGTGCGCGCCCGAGCAGGGCTTCGATGTCTCCGCCGTGGTCCGGTTCAACGGTGGGGCGCAGGCCGCGCACAACGTGATCGCCGACGGACGGCACCACACCTTCGCGCAGTTCGGATCGGGGACATTCGCAGGCGTGCCGACGCTGCTGTCGCGGCACATGCTGGTCGAGCCGATCGCGCTGGCGGCCGAAGCGCGCATGCTGGCCGCGCTGGGCGTGCGCGATCCGCTGTCCTCGATACGGATCGACGGTCGGGCGTTGCTCACCACGCCGATCCACATCGCCGCCAACCGTGCTCGCGAGGATGCGCGGGGTTCCGCGCGGCACGGTTCGTGCGGCAGGGGGATCGGCGAGACCGCGGGCTACGCGCTCGCCCACCCGGCTCCCACCGTGTCCGATTGCCTGCGTCCCTTGGCGCTGCGGCGCAAGCTGCGTGCGCTGGCGGAATACTACGGGCCGCTGATCGCGCCGAGTGGACATCGGTACGAACCGATCGACGACCTGGTGGAGATGTACCGCGAGTTCGCCGCGGCGGTACCGATCGTCGGTGACGACCAACTGGCTCGGTTCGCGCGGCAGGGCGCCTTGGTGTTCGAAGGGGCGCAAGGCGTCCTGCTCGACGAGTGGCGCGGGTTCCATCCGCACACCACTTGGTCGACCGTCGAACCGCGCAATGCGCGTGCGATGCTGGCCGAGATCGGCGAGTCGGGTTACGTGCTCGGCGTGACCCGCACCTATCAGACTCGCCACGGCGCGGGCCCGTTTCCCACCGAGGATTCCGGCTTGGACCTCCCCGAGCCGCACAATGCGGCCGGTCGGTATCAAGGCGAATTCCGTCTCGGCCACTTGGACACCGTGTTGCTGCGTTACGCCATCGAGGTGTCGGGCGGCGTCGACGGCCTCGCGGTCAACCACCTCGACGTGCCCGGAAGGCGGTATGCCGCAACTGAGTACATCGTGGACGGTGTGGTTCGAGACACCGTGCCCCCTGGACGCAGGCAGGACCTGGATCACCAGCGGAAGCTGACCCGGCTGCTGACGCGCGCCGAGCCCGTCCTCACCGAAATGCCGGACGATCCCGTGCCGTGGCTGGCCCGGACCCTCGGCGTGCCGGTCGTCCTCACCGCCCACGGTCCCGGCCGCCGCCACCGCGCACGCACGGCGTATGCCGCCGCGGCGTGA
- a CDS encoding NUDIX hydrolase codes for MEQSVVSVDVVALRFWDEDGGVRLGIAPRAMEPFAGQLALPGVLLGRGERLAVAARRAVHTKLGVPEAAIGSVGQLVTFDEPNRDPRGPTLSIAMWAVVGPHEGPARWTGFDEVPELAFDHNRIVAMARDVLTRLLWKDLPFTRALLGAEFPATRAVAAATALSGARPDAANLNRTLAAIPGLTRTAERRRVKATGRPAAVWTFGTPE; via the coding sequence GTGGAGCAGTCCGTTGTGTCGGTGGATGTCGTGGCGTTGCGGTTCTGGGACGAGGACGGCGGCGTCCGGCTCGGAATCGCGCCCCGGGCGATGGAACCCTTCGCGGGGCAGCTGGCCTTGCCCGGTGTGCTGCTCGGCCGGGGGGAGCGGCTGGCCGTCGCGGCGCGCCGAGCGGTGCACACCAAACTGGGCGTCCCGGAGGCCGCGATCGGCTCGGTGGGGCAGTTGGTGACCTTCGACGAACCGAACCGTGACCCGCGCGGTCCTACGCTCTCGATCGCGATGTGGGCGGTGGTGGGGCCGCACGAAGGACCGGCGCGGTGGACCGGCTTCGACGAGGTTCCGGAGCTGGCGTTCGACCACAATCGCATCGTCGCGATGGCCCGCGATGTCCTGACGCGGTTGCTGTGGAAGGACCTTCCGTTCACCAGAGCCCTGCTCGGCGCGGAATTCCCCGCGACCAGGGCCGTGGCGGCCGCGACAGCGCTGTCCGGAGCCCGGCCCGACGCCGCGAATCTGAACCGCACGCTGGCGGCCATCCCGGGCCTGACGCGCACCGCCGAACGCCGTCGCGTCAAAGCGACCGGCAGGCCTGCGGCGGTGTGGACTTTCGGCACGCCGGAGTGA
- a CDS encoding metallophosphoesterase family protein, with translation MTAARTGGCIRVAAVADLHMRAAVAGRFRPDFRRLSADADILLLAGDLTDGGTRAETDLLCAELDGLPVPVVAVLGNHDHDQRSGYLIAARLTALGVHVLDGTAITLEIGGIRLGVAGVMGGSGGFPDHPGTPDEGSAEHRARMRRGPLDALRLRQALASIDCETRIALMHFAPIIDTLAGEPSKIYPGLGCHDLAESVDAGGAALAVHGHAHGGTEFGRTPRGVPVRNVSFPVLGRSYAVYEIVPGSDRPEDRDRIPSRP, from the coding sequence GTGACCGCAGCGCGCACCGGCGGGTGCATTCGTGTCGCGGCCGTCGCCGACCTGCACATGCGCGCGGCGGTGGCCGGACGCTTCCGCCCCGATTTTCGTCGTCTGTCCGCGGACGCCGACATCCTCTTGCTCGCAGGCGATCTCACCGACGGCGGCACGCGAGCGGAAACGGATCTGCTATGCGCCGAACTCGACGGCCTTCCCGTACCGGTGGTCGCCGTGCTCGGCAATCACGATCACGATCAGCGATCGGGCTACCTGATCGCGGCACGGCTCACCGCACTGGGCGTCCACGTGCTGGATGGCACCGCGATCACCCTCGAGATCGGAGGTATCCGGCTGGGTGTCGCCGGCGTCATGGGCGGCAGCGGCGGCTTTCCCGACCATCCCGGCACGCCGGACGAGGGGTCCGCCGAACACCGCGCCCGCATGCGCCGCGGCCCGCTCGACGCCCTTCGCCTGCGCCAGGCGCTCGCCTCGATCGACTGCGAAACCCGCATCGCCCTCATGCATTTCGCTCCGATCATCGACACGTTGGCCGGTGAACCGTCCAAGATCTATCCCGGACTCGGCTGTCATGATCTGGCCGAGTCGGTCGACGCGGGCGGGGCGGCGCTCGCTGTGCACGGACATGCCCATGGTGGAACAGAATTCGGGCGCACCCCACGTGGTGTGCCGGTACGCAATGTCTCCTTTCCCGTACTCGGCCGCAGCTACGCCGTATACGAGATAGTCCCCGGCTCGGATCGTCCGGAGGACCGCGACCGCATACCGTCCCGGCCATGA
- a CDS encoding alkaline phosphatase family protein, with amino-acid sequence MSRARLLSKVVAAATAVFLPLSVAAGVAQGEMPTAKVVVIGLDGLMYDKIEQAKAPNLLRLSGEGLLSRSSIAPHTTISGPSWATVLTGVWDRKHGITNNQFTAEPFMRHPTVFTQLERARPALKTQSIATWDQIATITGSGSPRADVVVSTATVPDDPDESRTDAATADAVAAAIGKFAPDLLFTHLDQVDRAGHDAGGASRAYLDAVTRIDVLVGRIVAAVDARAAAHPAEQWTVLVTADHGHKPKGGHGGQSPDETTNFVIARGPGFRPGATSTRATLVDIAPTVLDLLEVAPPADLDGRSLRTEPGPARTPLSGSQPAAIR; translated from the coding sequence ATGAGCCGAGCGCGACTGCTGTCGAAAGTCGTTGCCGCAGCGACGGCCGTGTTCCTTCCGTTGTCCGTGGCGGCCGGCGTCGCGCAGGGGGAGATGCCGACGGCCAAAGTAGTCGTGATCGGCTTGGACGGCCTGATGTACGACAAGATCGAGCAGGCGAAGGCGCCGAATCTGCTGCGGTTGAGCGGCGAGGGGTTGCTGAGCCGTTCGTCGATCGCCCCGCACACCACCATCTCGGGTCCCTCTTGGGCCACCGTGCTGACCGGCGTGTGGGATCGCAAGCACGGCATCACGAACAACCAGTTCACCGCCGAACCGTTCATGCGACACCCGACGGTCTTCACTCAGCTCGAACGGGCGCGGCCGGCGCTGAAGACCCAATCCATCGCCACCTGGGACCAGATCGCCACCATAACCGGCAGCGGCAGTCCGCGCGCCGACGTCGTCGTCTCCACCGCGACCGTGCCGGACGATCCGGACGAGTCCCGCACCGACGCCGCCACCGCCGACGCCGTGGCCGCCGCGATCGGCAAGTTCGCGCCCGACCTGCTGTTCACCCATCTGGACCAGGTGGACCGCGCCGGTCACGACGCCGGTGGCGCGTCGCGCGCCTACCTGGACGCCGTGACGCGGATCGACGTTCTGGTCGGCCGCATCGTCGCCGCCGTGGACGCTCGTGCCGCCGCCCATCCGGCCGAACAGTGGACCGTGCTCGTCACCGCCGACCACGGCCACAAACCGAAGGGCGGGCACGGCGGCCAGTCCCCGGACGAGACGACCAACTTCGTCATCGCTCGCGGCCCCGGCTTCCGGCCCGGGGCCACCAGTACGCGAGCGACCCTGGTCGACATCGCCCCCACGGTGCTCGACCTCCTCGAGGTCGCTCCCCCCGCCGATCTCGACGGTCGCTCCCTGCGTACCGAGCCCGGACCCGCCCGTACTCCGTTGTCCGGGTCCCAGCCTGCCGCGATTCGCTGA
- a CDS encoding RelA/SpoT family protein, producing MTQHLGEAKVEQSTSGPRPNGAGATDAAQAAKPQAPANATPPRQPGASSAVPSSASRRVRARLARRMTGQRGIAAVKPVLEPLATVHRELYPKANLTLLQRAFDVADERHKHQFRKSGDPYITHPLAVANILAELGMDTTTLVAALLHDTVEDTGYSLEQLTQDFGSEVAHLVDGVTKLDKVNLGAAAEAETIRKMIIAMARDPRVLVIKVADRLHNMRTMRFLPPEKQAKKAKETLEVIAPLAHRLGMATVKWELEDLAFAILHPKKYDEIVRLVADRAPSRDTYLAKVRAEIVNTLAASRINAIVEGRPKHYWSIYQKMIVKGKDFDDIHDLVGIRILCDEVRDCYAAVGVVHSLWQPMAGRFKDYIAQPRYGVYQSLHTTVVGPDGKPLEVQIRTQDMHRTAEFGIAAHWRYKETRGKHSNDTAEVDDMAWMRQLLDWQREAADPAEFLESLRFDLKSPEIFVFTPKGDVITLPQKSTPVDFAYAVHTEVGHRCIGARVNGRLVALERQLENGEVVEVFTSKAQNAGPSRDWQNFVVSPRAKAKIRQWFAKERREEALESGKEQISKEVRRVGLPLQRLMSVDAMTAVAHELHYTDISTLYTAVGEHQVSAHHVVQRLMAQLGGIGDVENELAERSTPSTTPSRQRVTGDAGVLIPGAPGTVAKLAKCCTPVPGDEIMGFVTRGGAVSVHRTDCTNAGSLREQAERIIEVSWAPSPSSVFLVAIQIEALDRTRLLSDVTKVLADEKVNILSASVATHGDRVAISKFTFEMGDPKHLGHLLNVVRNVEGVYDVYRVTSAA from the coding sequence ATGACTCAGCATCTGGGCGAGGCGAAGGTCGAGCAATCGACGTCGGGCCCGCGGCCGAACGGTGCGGGCGCCACCGACGCCGCGCAGGCCGCGAAGCCGCAGGCGCCGGCGAACGCGACGCCTCCGCGTCAGCCGGGCGCTTCCTCCGCCGTGCCGTCCTCGGCCTCGCGCCGGGTGCGTGCGCGCCTGGCCAGGCGCATGACCGGGCAGCGCGGTATCGCGGCGGTCAAACCGGTGCTCGAGCCGCTGGCCACCGTGCACCGCGAGCTGTACCCGAAAGCGAACCTGACGCTGCTGCAGCGCGCGTTCGACGTGGCCGACGAGCGGCACAAGCATCAGTTCCGCAAATCGGGTGACCCCTACATCACCCACCCGCTCGCCGTGGCCAACATCCTCGCCGAGCTCGGCATGGACACCACCACGCTGGTGGCCGCGTTGCTGCACGACACGGTGGAGGACACCGGCTACAGCCTCGAGCAGCTCACCCAGGACTTCGGTTCCGAGGTCGCCCACCTCGTCGACGGCGTCACCAAGCTGGACAAGGTCAATCTGGGCGCCGCCGCCGAGGCGGAGACCATCCGCAAGATGATCATCGCGATGGCCCGCGACCCGCGCGTGCTGGTGATCAAGGTGGCCGACCGGTTGCACAACATGCGGACCATGCGGTTCCTGCCGCCGGAGAAGCAGGCCAAGAAGGCCAAGGAGACGCTGGAGGTCATCGCTCCGCTGGCCCACCGCCTCGGTATGGCGACGGTGAAGTGGGAGCTGGAGGACCTCGCCTTCGCGATCCTGCACCCGAAGAAATACGACGAGATCGTCCGGCTGGTCGCCGACCGCGCACCCTCGCGCGACACCTACCTGGCGAAGGTGCGGGCCGAGATCGTCAACACGCTGGCCGCCTCCCGGATCAACGCGATCGTCGAGGGCCGCCCGAAGCACTATTGGTCGATCTACCAGAAGATGATCGTCAAGGGGAAGGACTTCGACGACATCCACGACCTGGTCGGCATCCGCATCCTGTGCGACGAGGTGCGTGACTGCTACGCGGCCGTCGGCGTGGTGCACTCGCTGTGGCAACCCATGGCGGGCCGGTTCAAGGACTACATCGCCCAGCCGCGCTACGGCGTCTACCAGTCACTGCATACCACCGTGGTCGGGCCGGATGGCAAGCCCCTGGAGGTGCAGATCCGCACCCAGGACATGCACCGCACCGCGGAGTTCGGCATCGCCGCGCACTGGCGCTACAAGGAGACCCGCGGCAAACACTCCAACGACACCGCCGAGGTCGACGACATGGCGTGGATGCGCCAGCTGCTGGACTGGCAACGGGAGGCCGCCGACCCGGCGGAATTCCTGGAGTCGCTGCGCTTCGACCTGAAATCGCCGGAGATCTTCGTGTTCACGCCGAAGGGCGACGTGATCACGCTCCCGCAGAAGTCGACCCCGGTGGACTTCGCCTACGCCGTGCACACCGAGGTGGGCCACCGCTGCATCGGCGCCCGGGTGAACGGGCGCCTGGTCGCGCTGGAGCGACAGCTGGAGAACGGCGAGGTCGTCGAGGTGTTCACCTCGAAGGCGCAGAATGCCGGCCCCAGCCGCGACTGGCAGAACTTCGTGGTGTCCCCGCGCGCCAAGGCGAAGATTCGCCAGTGGTTCGCCAAGGAGCGGCGCGAGGAGGCGCTGGAGAGCGGCAAGGAGCAGATCTCCAAGGAGGTCCGCCGCGTCGGGCTGCCGCTGCAGCGGTTGATGAGCGTCGACGCGATGACCGCGGTCGCCCACGAGCTGCACTACACCGACATCTCCACGCTCTACACCGCCGTCGGCGAGCACCAGGTCTCCGCGCACCACGTGGTGCAGCGGCTGATGGCGCAGCTCGGTGGCATCGGCGACGTGGAGAACGAGCTGGCCGAGCGCTCCACCCCGTCGACGACGCCGAGCAGGCAGCGGGTCACCGGCGACGCGGGCGTGCTGATCCCCGGCGCCCCGGGCACGGTCGCCAAGCTGGCGAAGTGCTGCACCCCGGTGCCCGGTGACGAGATCATGGGCTTCGTGACCCGTGGCGGCGCGGTGAGCGTGCACCGCACCGACTGCACGAACGCCGGTTCGTTGCGCGAGCAGGCCGAGCGGATCATCGAGGTGTCCTGGGCGCCGTCGCCGTCCTCGGTGTTCCTGGTCGCGATCCAGATCGAGGCGCTCGATCGCACGCGGCTGCTGTCCGACGTCACCAAGGTGCTGGCCGACGAGAAGGTCAACATCCTGTCCGCCTCGGTGGCCACGCACGGCGACCGGGTGGCGATCAGCAAGTTCACCTTCGAGATGGGCGATCCGAAACACTTGGGGCACTTGCTGAACGTGGTGCGCAACGTGGAGGGCGTCTACGACGTCTACCGCGTCACCTCCGCGGCGTGA
- a CDS encoding cutinase family protein, whose translation MLVALAVAVATAGVAAAEPPDPGPSTKIRLTTCPALYALGIQGTGESSPDAAPTTDTGMLSTVFRPMMAKAPDTGLVDRAYVPYESGFGGATAGGAAPYSESVAGGLARLRGMAETVAEACPNSRFAVVGYSQGAHVASMFAQEIGQGRGVLPAEKVAAVALFGDPTRNPGAPLFPGAPGKATPDPAPGTAGDRLESLAALPQAPAIGGGIGPERDKAANFGALTGRVASFCAAGDLACDAPDGAPILKAVANVVGQSKLSGGDPIASLVSIAQALAFTSIKTATQVVNGDIEGNSLATLSISPEKSISQRLADASDPRTPLNLPRALQALVKVGMIGLNSVVAVVRAVINPANIAELATAGLANPPAALLSLGAELVGAITQLIPPTTGVRLVTQAFDAVVQNITDNSELLNTATWVRYWDTVQRHTGYNSAIVAANGAAPTQFVAEWLAALARDIADASGGKAEPRPVLEKQPTGFFGDGSGASPTPSSSGTGQFPFGTGADGASSSGVTSIPPTDRTGTPNTYPFSTN comes from the coding sequence ATGCTGGTAGCACTCGCCGTGGCTGTGGCGACCGCCGGTGTCGCCGCGGCGGAGCCGCCGGATCCCGGTCCCTCCACGAAGATTCGCCTCACGACCTGTCCCGCGTTGTACGCCTTGGGAATTCAGGGCACCGGTGAATCCTCGCCGGACGCGGCGCCCACCACCGACACCGGCATGCTCTCCACGGTCTTCCGGCCGATGATGGCGAAAGCGCCCGACACCGGACTGGTCGATCGGGCTTACGTGCCATACGAATCCGGTTTCGGCGGCGCGACCGCCGGTGGCGCGGCGCCCTACTCGGAATCGGTGGCCGGCGGTCTCGCCCGTTTGCGCGGCATGGCCGAAACCGTCGCCGAGGCATGCCCGAACAGCCGGTTCGCGGTGGTCGGTTATTCGCAGGGCGCGCACGTCGCCTCGATGTTCGCGCAGGAGATCGGTCAGGGCCGCGGCGTGCTGCCCGCCGAGAAGGTCGCCGCCGTAGCGTTGTTCGGCGATCCGACCCGCAATCCCGGCGCGCCGCTGTTTCCGGGCGCGCCGGGGAAAGCGACGCCGGATCCCGCGCCGGGTACTGCGGGCGACCGGCTGGAATCCCTTGCCGCCCTGCCGCAGGCGCCTGCGATCGGCGGCGGCATCGGCCCGGAGCGCGACAAGGCCGCGAACTTCGGGGCGCTCACCGGACGAGTGGCGAGTTTCTGCGCGGCGGGCGATCTCGCCTGCGACGCCCCGGACGGCGCGCCCATCCTGAAGGCCGTCGCCAACGTGGTCGGCCAGTCCAAGCTCAGCGGCGGCGACCCGATCGCCTCGCTGGTGTCGATCGCGCAAGCGCTGGCGTTCACGTCGATCAAGACCGCGACCCAAGTGGTCAACGGGGACATCGAAGGCAATTCGCTGGCCACCCTGTCGATCTCGCCGGAGAAGTCGATCTCGCAGCGCCTGGCGGACGCCTCCGATCCGCGCACGCCGCTGAATCTGCCCCGCGCGCTGCAGGCGCTGGTGAAGGTCGGCATGATCGGCTTGAATTCCGTGGTCGCGGTGGTCCGAGCGGTGATCAATCCGGCGAATATCGCCGAGCTGGCCACCGCGGGCCTGGCGAATCCGCCCGCCGCGTTGCTGTCGCTGGGAGCCGAGCTGGTCGGTGCGATCACTCAGCTGATTCCGCCGACCACCGGCGTCCGGCTGGTCACCCAGGCCTTCGACGCGGTGGTGCAGAACATCACCGACAACAGCGAGCTGCTGAACACGGCCACCTGGGTGCGCTACTGGGACACCGTGCAGCGCCACACCGGCTACAACAGCGCCATCGTCGCGGCGAACGGTGCCGCTCCCACCCAATTCGTCGCCGAATGGCTCGCGGCGCTCGCTCGCGACATCGCTGATGCATCCGGTGGCAAGGCCGAGCCCCGGCCGGTGCTGGAGAAACAGCCGACCGGATTCTTCGGGGACGGCTCCGGCGCGTCTCCCACGCCGAGTTCGTCCGGTACGGGACAATTTCCGTTCGGGACAGGAGCCGATGGCGCCTCATCCAGCGGCGTGACATCGATTCCGCCCACCGACCGAACCGGCACACCCAACACCTACCCGTTCTCCACGAACTGA